The sequence ACCAGCTCCATCCCTACACCGACGGTGAATCATCACACCGGGTGATAGAGGCCATTGAAAAAGTCCTCCAGACTGGCCTCCACCGGCAACTGCGGCGTAAGCCATTGAACCTGGTACGAAGGTTGAAAATCCGGCGTATGGTGACCCTATGACACGGTTATTGATCCTGGCGATAGGCCTGGCGAGTTGTCTCCAGAGCCAGACCCCTGCGTTCCTGAAAGGGGAGACGCTCATCTATACTGCCGGTTTCAGTCTATTCTCAGCCGGGAAAACCATTATGGAGGTCGCCGGCAGGGACACCACCGATCCAGACATGGCTTTGCACATCACCTCCCGGACCGAGACGGCCCCCTTCTTCGACCATATATACCGCATTCGGGACCGAGTCGATTTGTGGCTGGATCAAAGTACCCTGGAGCTGCGGCGAATGGAACGTGACATTCAGGAAGGTCGGTTTGAGCGCAAGGACACTACCACCGTTGACCGCCAGGCGGGCCTTATTTTCACCCGGAAGGATACCCTGATCATAGAGGGACCGGTTTTTGATCCCGTTGGCGCCGTTTACTATCTGCGCACTCTCCCCCTTGCGATCGGCGACGAAATTTACCTCTCCATCTTCAACG comes from Candidatus Neomarinimicrobiota bacterium and encodes:
- a CDS encoding DUF3108 domain-containing protein is translated as MTRLLILAIGLASCLQSQTPAFLKGETLIYTAGFSLFSAGKTIMEVAGRDTTDPDMALHITSRTETAPFFDHIYRIRDRVDLWLDQSTLELRRMERDIQEGRFERKDTTTVDRQAGLIFTRKDTLIIEGPVFDPVGAVYYLRTLPLAIGDEIYLSIFNGKQLRKVAIAVSGKEVVKVPMGEFECLVLKPMPLDRRRLTKVDGLMHLWLATNERRTPVRLEQTTSFGTMVLRLLEVR